CGACACATAATGATGAGTGTAGAGTATGCTCTAGGATACACGTCACTTATAAGCTTCAATGTAAGTGAGAGATTGTTGAGATTTATGCCCTAAATCCTCTTAGCTAATTGATTATTTGgtataataattgatttttttatatatgcaATAATCAGCTATCTTTccgaaaaaaatcaaaatgattttcaCGAGACTTGAAACATTGATAAACTTCtaccaataattttctttcatcattttttttcgaGATAAATTGtactaatttaattcatactttatatataaactGTTGGACcgattaattgattttttaaatataattattgatcACTATTGTATTTACGATTTCTTTTGGTATGACTTGTCTCCCCAACAAATTATGGTAGTAGTAACAATTGTGGTGAtctagattttcttttctcgaGAGCATAGTTAAAATCTTAATAGAAATATTAAAAGGAGTAAAAAAgcttattataaatttaattaatgcaactttttactataaaaactaaaatgagtATAGTTCGAGTGACATTAAGGGGTCGTTTGACCCTACATTATGAATCCCAAGGATTATCACAATTCCTCACCTCTCATCTGTTATGTATATCACTATTCCTCACTCTCTTATTTCACTATTCCTTACTTTCCAAacatagattataataactcaaactataataatctatccccaaacacaaattataataactcataAACTACTATAACACAAAGTATAATAACCACATATTATAAGTATGTAtgataattttaagtttaaggtTCAATTTCTCGCTTAAttcacatattttaattttttttagggataacttaaatttaaaattgactaGTGCATAAACTTTAACAAATATGCctatgataaataaaataatataacaaaacaagaaaagaatttaaaagaattacatGGGCAAGAAATCAAACCACTCCATTTTGAACActaaaaaacaacataaaaaaacTTGGGTGTAACAATCTCAAGTTCTTTTAATCTCTCTGCCACAAAAAAATGGTGGAGAGATGGAGAAAATGCATTCTAAGACATTGCTCAAAACATCCCTCTAGCTCTAAGTCaaagatttcattttgatttctatTAATGTGACTTTGTTTTATAGTATAAAAACACATTGAAATTGAATGGAGTTCGAATTTCCTTGACCTAAGGGTAAACGCACCCTAACTCTACGTCTAACCATCCAGCTAGCAATTTGATTTAGAGATtagagttcaattttttttttgtactaaaaaagaCAATAACAAAATCTTCGTCATTTGATACAAACTACAACCTCATAAGATGACTAACAAGatgagttaatttttttagaaattttttgtttagtaaaTTAAGATAACtcgaaataaaattatgaaagattTCGTtacaatcaaatattaaaatatagtaatagaatgatttctataaatttagaatGGCAATGTGATAGCTTGTTTATAGTCTAACATTCTTGCCAATACATTATCCTCATTGTGTCGTGGATGGTAatctctaataaaaaaatatagctCCATGGGGAAAAGCTCCTGTCATAATGAATCCTGCTATGTATTGGTGATGGGTAAAACCGAAGTAAGCATAATTATTCCAGCCAATTATACACTTTCATACGTTCATTCAAACACTTGCTTTCAGTTCCTGGCGTTTTGGAGGTGATAAAGGCATAAACAGCTCACTCTCTCTAGTCTCTATATACTATAACTCATCAAAATACAAAGCGTTCTTCCTTGGAACGTTTTCATTTCGTTATAAATGCAAAAACACTAACAAGATTTGTGTTAACATTCATCAGCTCCCTATAAATTCATGCACAAATTTGGCAAAGATGAATACCAAAGAACCACAAGAGTTTTGAACAATACCTGCAATGGCACGAGCTAATTACCTCATTGCTGCTCTATCAATCCACATAATTTGGCTGCTATTTCTTAGCAAACCATGCAGTGCTCTGGCACCTAAAACGTCTCGATCTTTTTCCTCCGTTCTCATATTCGGTGATTCTACGGTTGATACTGGGAATAACAACTTCATCCCCACTATTTTCAAGGCTAATTACTGGCCATACGGAAAAGACTTCCCTGGTCATGTTGCCACTGGAAGGTTCAGTGATGGAAAACTCATTCCTGACATGGTGGCATCTAAGTTGGGGATAAAGGAGCTTGTTCCTCCATTTCTGGATCCTGAACTATCGGATGATGATGTGAAAACAGGGGTCAGTTTTGCATCCGCCGGGACGGGAGTCGATGACCTGACAGCTGCTATATCTAAAGTCATTCCTGCGATGAAACAGATTGATATGTTCAAGAATTACATTCAAAGGCTTCAAAGAATTGTGGGTGTGGATGAAAGTAAGAGGATTATTGGCAGTGCTTTGGCTGTCATTAGTGTAGGAACCAATGACTTAACCTTCAATTTCTACGATATCCCAACCAGGcaattgcaatacaatatTAGCGGTTACCAAGAATTTCTACAGAATAGGCTACAAAGCTTGATCAAGGTAAATGATATACAATATCCACTCATTAATCTTAACCAATAAATtatacttataaaaaaaatacttgttcttggtttcaaaaatatctttacTTTTTCGAAAGTTGCAGCATTATATTTGACCTTAcattaacatttcaaaactagAAATTCTTTACAAGTTGGACATCACCGggtttcaaaacaattttttttatttttacatatttCAGGTAATGATTTTCATTgaatagttttgaaatgttcatGAAAGTTCAAAGATAATATAGCAACTCTTGAAAGAGTAAAGGGGAgtattgtttataatttagcCTTAGACGCAATAATCAGTCATGCTTCAATGATAAGTTCCACATCTTCATTTTGGTAAGCTTTTCAAGAATAGGATTATGCTATTCTTGAAAATCTTGGCTTAATTCTATTCTTGAAAAGCTTTATAACCTTCAACGTTGGATTATTTgttctaataaaattatcaactACTTCGTACTTGAAATAAACACTTGTT
This DNA window, taken from Cucumis sativus cultivar 9930 chromosome 6, Cucumber_9930_V3, whole genome shotgun sequence, encodes the following:
- the LOC101208400 gene encoding GDSL esterase/lipase At2g30310, which encodes MARANYLIAALSIHIIWLLFLSKPCSALAPKTSRSFSSVLIFGDSTVDTGNNNFIPTIFKANYWPYGKDFPGHVATGRFSDGKLIPDMVASKLGIKELVPPFLDPELSDDDVKTGVSFASAGTGVDDLTAAISKVIPAMKQIDMFKNYIQRLQRIVGVDESKRIIGSALAVISVGTNDLTFNFYDIPTRQLQYNISGYQEFLQNRLQSLIKEIYQLGCRTIVVAGLPPIGCLPIQETISSPIPLNRRCLEYQNKDAEAYNQKLSKLLGSLQPQLPGSQILYADIYTPLMDMINNPQKYGFEQTNIGCCGTGLVEAGPLCNKITPTCEDPSKFMFWDSIHPSEATYKFVTESLLNQFFDRLN